In Candidatus Bathyarchaeota archaeon, the sequence GTTAATGTTTGCAATATCAGAATATAGACTTTGATTCATGGGAGAAGCTGTACCTGCAGCGGCACCGAACTGACCCCCACCAGCACCTCCGAATCCACCAAAATTCTGAGGTCCAGTAGCACCAGAACTTGACCCGCCACTACTCGAGCCACCGGTTCTATCGTTTGTGTTGGGCGACGGCGTGGCGGCTTGACTAAAACCAAAGCCCGCAAAATTAGCGGACATAGAAACATCTATTTGACTTAATGTTTGATTGATGGACTGGCTTGTTTGTGTGATTGTGTTTCCTAGATTGTTAGCCATTGCACTGGTTGACTCCTGATTAGCCATTAAACCTGCAGGAATCGAAACCATAATCGATAATGAAATGCTTAAGGCAACAATTACTAGCAGAGCTCGTGTTTTTCGTCTTGAGAGGTTACGTAATGCGCGACTAATTATTCCCATATACATCACTTGGTTTTATTGTAAATTCGAGACAACCAAGAAGGAAAATGAAGGGGTATTTTGGGCAGTTTGGGCTTATGACCAAATTGTAATTCACGTCCCTTCTTGGTTGTCTGCGCCCATTTTAGCGGGATTTATTATTAAACGATTTACCCAAATCTATCCCCAATCAATAACCACCACAAAATCCCCGCAAATTCGATTCAGAATTTTTTTATATTAATTTGACTGGATGGGATTTCAATTTGGGCACAACTTTATAACCTCAAGTTAACAAACAGTTCCCTTAATTCATCGCACGGAGCGGTAGGAAACTGTCAGCGAATGCACGTTCACTAAAATACCTCCTGGGCTGGCTCATCGCGGGTACCAGAGGCGGGCCGACTCGTGCAAAAATAATCGAAACACTAAAAGTGTCACCTCAAAACGCAAATCAACTAGCAACCCTGCTTCAGATGGATTACAAGACGATGCGTCACCACCTTGAGGTTCTAGAGAAGAACAAAATGTTAACTTCTGTTGGCGACCGATACGGTGCAACCTATTTTCTTTCGCAGATGCTAGAGGACAACTATGCTTTGTTTGAGGAGATTGTGAATAAAATCGGGAAAAAGTAATAAAAGGAGAACACAAAGAGGGTTCAGGTAATGAATAGAAAAAGAATGATTGCGATACTGCTTGCGGTTTTGATAGGGTTATCCGCACTTCTAGCATTTGTTATGACGTCCTATCAATTTCTAGAACAAGGCTTCGGTTTCCCGTTTTCACGAAGAGCCACCATGGTTAACCCAGGTGACATAGAGTTGTATTACACCGCAAGAACCATCCTCTCAACCGTAAACATTGTCCTAACAGTGGTTCTAATCTTCAACTACGTGGGGATTTACCTCAAAACTAAATCAGAATTCACCATCGGATTAACACTGTTCGCCACCTTCTTCCTCATAAAAGACATCGCATGGAGCCCCTTCATCATAGGTTTAGCTGGCTTTGGCATGTTTGGACTGGGGCCCTTCGCGTTCCTGCCTGACCTGTTTGAGATGGCGGCGTTGCTGGTACTCTTCTACCTAAGTGTCAAATACTAACACCTACCTTTTTTGGTTAACCTCTAATAAGCAGCGAAACATACTGTTTTTAGAGGAACAGTCTTTTGTCGGTTCAAAATCGAAAAGCTAACAAGCTAATCAACCAAAAAAGCCCCTATCTGCTTCAACATGCCTACAACCCCGTTGACTGGTACCCATGGGGAGAAGAGGCATTCGAGAAGGCGAAAGCAGAGGATAAACCTGTTTTTGTTTCAATCGGGTATTCAACCTGCCACTGGTGCCACGTGATGGAGAAAGAATCCTTTGAGGACGAGCAGGTAGCGGAGTTGATGAACAAAGCGTTTGTATGCATAAAGGTTGACCGCGAAGAACGACCCGACATAGACGCCGTTTACATGGCGGCTTGTCAAGCTATGGGCAGAAACTGCGGTTGGCCCCTAAACGTGGTCACCACCCCCGACAAGAAACCGTTTTTTGTCGCCAGCTACATCCCAAAAGACAACAACTACGGCACAGTAGGCATGCTAAGCTTGGTTCCTCAGATTCAGCAGATTTGGAAAAACCGTCGAGTTGAACTCGAAGCTATGGGACAAGAAATCACAGAACAAATCAGCATGCAGCCCGTATCGAAACATGAAGGCGAGTTGGGAATATCTGTACTTGATGAAGCATTTGATCAGTTGTTTTTGGCTTTTGACCATGAAAAAGGCGGGTTCGGGTCAGCACCCAAATTCCCCTCACCCCATAACCTGCTGTTTCTAATGCGCTACTACGTTAGGACTAAGCAGAATTCGGCGTGGAGCATGGTTGACAAGACCTTGCGTGCGATGCGTTTAGGCGGCATTTTCGATCAAGTCGGTTTAGGTTTCCATCGGTACTCAACAGACGCTCACTGGCTGGTGCCCCATTTTGAAAAAATGCTCTATGACCAAGCCTTACTTGCGCTTACCTACGTCGAAGCCTTACAGCTATCAGGTGCGCCCAGGTTTAAAGTCACAGCAAAAGAAACACTCGACTATGTCCTGCGTGAACTCACCTCTCCAGAGGGCGGCTTCTACTCCGCCGAAGACGCGGATAGCGAGGGAGAAGAAGGCAAATTCTACCTCTGGACTCAAGACGAACTAAAGCAGACACTTCCAGCTGACCTCGCAGATTTCGCCATTCAAATCTTCGGCGTTAAAGCCTTGGGCAACTACAGTGAACCATTCAAAGGCGGGAACGGCAAAAACATCCTACACCTCGCTGTGCCACTGGATCAAATGGCGTCACAAACTGGTTTAACCGTTGACCAAGTGATTGGGAAATTGGGAAAAATTGTTAACCTGCTTTTTGCTGAACGCTCAAAACGGGTGCGACCTGCCAGAGATGACAAAGTGCTTTTGGACTGGAACGGTTTAACCATCGCAGCGTTGGCGAGGGCAGGCGAGGTTTTTGGGGAACAAAAATACCTTTTAGCTGCAGAGAAAGCAGTGGATTTTCTCTTAAGCACCATGCAAACTGCAGATGGGCGGCTCTACCACAGGTACGCAAAAGGCGAAAGCGCCGTCTTGGGCTTCCTAGATGACTATGCAATGATGATTTGGGGGTTAATCGAGCTCTACGAGGCAGACTTTAACGAGAAGTACCTGCAGAAGGCTATCGGTTTGACTAAAACAATGATCGAAGATTTCTGGGACGACACCAACGGTGGCTTCTACTTCACGCCCAAAACAGCCACGGAGGTTCCACGAATGAAGCAGACCTACGATGGCGCGGTACCCTCGGGGAATTCTGTTGCGCTCCTTGATTTGCTGCGGCTGGCCCGTTTAAGCGGCGAAGTATCCTTTGAGCAGTACGCTAACAAGATGCTTAGCGCTTTTGGAGAGGACCTCAAGGGGTATCCGATGGGACATACCTTTATGCTCTCGGGGTTGGATTTCGTTTTGGGGCCCTCACAGAATGTTGTTTTAGCTGGCGAAATTACAGAAAAAGATACGCAGGCTATGCTTAAAGCCCTAAGAGAAAGGTATCTGCCTAACTTGACGGTTCGGTTATGGACTCCGCAGGTGGCTAAATCAGCAACTATTGGCTCAAGCTACGATTTGATTGAGGGAAAAGCTACAGCCTACGTCTGCGTAAACCAAACCTGTATGACACCCACCAACGACAAAAAAATCATGCTTGAGTATTTAGAGTCAGATAAACAAAAATAATTCAAAAAAAGAAGAGAAGGCCCAAGATTGGGCTCTTTAGTTTGTGAACCTATTTTGGGGTGGCGCTGGAATACCGTAATTAGCTGGGTCAGGCGCCGAGTAGTCTATAGTCCAAACGTTTGACCATGACGCGTCAGTCGAACTAAAATCTCCTGAATTCCAACTATTTGGCGTCGATAGCACGCCGTCTCTAGATTGCTCAATCCAGTATTCTTGTCCAGTCGTAGGATCCTTGAAGGCCAAGTATTTTACGTTTAAGTGCCATGTGATTGTTTGCGGTGTTGTTGTGCCACTGTGATCAGCGTAATACTGGACTCTTATCTGGTATCTTCCATAGAGGTTAGTTGAGCCAGGCAAGGTAGTGCCTTCTAAAGCATAGTAGTGTTCTGGGCCATATCCATAGGTGTTGTCTATGTCAAGGTACGGGTTAGAAAGCGAATCACCCTTTTTC encodes:
- a CDS encoding winged helix-turn-helix domain-containing protein, whose product is MSANARSLKYLLGWLIAGTRGGPTRAKIIETLKVSPQNANQLATLLQMDYKTMRHHLEVLEKNKMLTSVGDRYGATYFLSQMLEDNYALFEEIVNKIGKK
- a CDS encoding thioredoxin domain-containing protein, encoding MSVQNRKANKLINQKSPYLLQHAYNPVDWYPWGEEAFEKAKAEDKPVFVSIGYSTCHWCHVMEKESFEDEQVAELMNKAFVCIKVDREERPDIDAVYMAACQAMGRNCGWPLNVVTTPDKKPFFVASYIPKDNNYGTVGMLSLVPQIQQIWKNRRVELEAMGQEITEQISMQPVSKHEGELGISVLDEAFDQLFLAFDHEKGGFGSAPKFPSPHNLLFLMRYYVRTKQNSAWSMVDKTLRAMRLGGIFDQVGLGFHRYSTDAHWLVPHFEKMLYDQALLALTYVEALQLSGAPRFKVTAKETLDYVLRELTSPEGGFYSAEDADSEGEEGKFYLWTQDELKQTLPADLADFAIQIFGVKALGNYSEPFKGGNGKNILHLAVPLDQMASQTGLTVDQVIGKLGKIVNLLFAERSKRVRPARDDKVLLDWNGLTIAALARAGEVFGEQKYLLAAEKAVDFLLSTMQTADGRLYHRYAKGESAVLGFLDDYAMMIWGLIELYEADFNEKYLQKAIGLTKTMIEDFWDDTNGGFYFTPKTATEVPRMKQTYDGAVPSGNSVALLDLLRLARLSGEVSFEQYANKMLSAFGEDLKGYPMGHTFMLSGLDFVLGPSQNVVLAGEITEKDTQAMLKALRERYLPNLTVRLWTPQVAKSATIGSSYDLIEGKATAYVCVNQTCMTPTNDKKIMLEYLESDKQK